In Cotesia glomerata isolate CgM1 linkage group LG3, MPM_Cglom_v2.3, whole genome shotgun sequence, one genomic interval encodes:
- the LOC123261180 gene encoding COMM domain-containing protein 7-like, translating into MEEEKNTLVDVSWKFGVTTSSSESDKVGKTFLQLKLQLNNGGKMKDIFTEMTLTQFYKFIHDLEQAKNNLELLS; encoded by the exons atggaagaagaaaaaaatactctaGTTGATGTTTCTTGGAAATTCGGTG taacaaCATCAAGTAGCGAATCAGACAAAGTAGGAAAAACATTTTTGCaactaaaattacaattaaacaaTGGTGGTAAAATGAAAGATATTTTCACAGAGATGACCCTAACtcagttttataaatttattcatgacCTAGAACAGGCAAAGAATAATTTAGAACTGCTGTCGTAG
- the LOC123261179 gene encoding dual serine/threonine and tyrosine protein kinase-like isoform X1, whose amino-acid sequence MLSKLPQEFRRYQRNRNQLRHIFKETHRTLDVINHENFFPEENIIDELLPSLTLDRLTHILDNQPAIVISGQDCKSKAALVNRLLEEDILPLTDGSWRWIKFSYGTTNHVSLTLGLEYEVVDYVPTETPFETLTVEDLNQSENEDFNCPQVLDVKLDRLILKDGVQIFLVPNIAAIRSLVKGILNILPIFLYALGDYPLTELNTKELRELKETYPYNPVLFVSSLANIVFDSVDGDLTESEQHRLQTQAENNPSNNKNKNKNKNKNISEFVSSDKKEEETFNLEKMNSLGRTWLDQLGGLGFLRVEESVEDQRMAWLLGTEYVSSSDFVESYKNMDRVLHFTRSCLQSYLVNASTCLTEIQTTSLRKFILSAFDMAREIQITPRRIQYVQQKENELYASLMNVVNKNQDELTELIQNIILEMKQDLSSLSNDSYQYQNNNNLSNNEQDECRREWCATVRTATTEVQRLVLSRLSEKVARQLVTSVNCLRETFVGTLQRCLLELEKSYDSNNHDANLLASDALKQILSAAYNVELHNSSPSLVHSFLERLRQLLKSLPLPWSPTPTLDQAWRKRVTIDVLNSLCPTRLARTISTQFRDKIKSSHDAFHAALRSLENHYSGKLERTEEQRVAIRKIHAPRLAKLTLESTSMSDMVRYGIPHQGKEIGRGQYGVVFSCDAWAGAPGPCAVKSVVPPDERHWNDLAMEFYYTRSIPDHKRIVKLRGSVIDYSYGGGGAAVLLITDRMSRDLYCGIRAGLPWITRIQIAIDVLEGIRYLHSQGLVHRDIKLKNVLLDTKNRAKLTDLGFCITEAMMSGSVVGTPVHMAPELLSGRYDSSVDIYAFGILFWYICAGHTKMPFAFEQFHNKEQLWTSVRKGLRPERLASFDDECWELMEQCWAGEPSRRPLLGAIVPVLELIRDKADIGKFTAEPDALKHHGSSSSSSSMKNPALALAEPNNQRGTTSSPLLKRRPLRPLKYPNLHMTNLFQTSVCSNLYVQMREF is encoded by the exons atgttaagtaAATTACCACAAGAGTTTCGTCGGTACCAACGCAATCGTAATCAGTTACGGCATATTTTTAAGGAAACACACCGTACACTAGATGTTATcaatcatgaaaatttttttcctgaag AAAACATCATTGATGAGTTATTACCCTCCTTGACTCTGGATCGTCTTACTCATATACTGGACAATCAACCAGCGATTGTAATATCAGGGCAAGACTGCAAGTCAAAAGCAGCATTGGTGAATCGTTTGTTGGAGGAAGATATTCTCCCATTAACTGATGGGTCATGGCGATGGATTAAATTCAGCTATGGTACCACCAACCACGTCAGCCTGACCCTGGGTCTCGAGTATGAAGTTGTTGATTACGTGCCCACGGAGACTCCATTCGAAACTTTGACCGTAGAAGATTTAAACCAATCTGAAAATGAAGACTTTAATTGTCCACAAGTTTTGGACGTCAAGCTCGATCGATTGATCCTCAAAGACGGCgtccaaatttttttggtaccCAATATCGCGGCCATAAGGTCACTCGTTAAaggaatattaaatattttaccgATATTTTTATACGCGCTCGGTGATTATCCTCTCACGGAATTAAATACCAAGGAGTTGAGagaattaaaagaaacttATCCGTACAATCCAGTATTGTTTGTTTCTTCATTGGCCAACATCGTTTTTGACAGCGTTGATGGCGACTTGACAGAGTCTGAGCAGCACCGCTTACAAACTCAGGCTGAAAATAATCccagtaataataaaaataaaaataaaaataaaaataaaaatatatctgaATTTGTCAGTAGTGATAAGAAGGAAGAAGAAACTTTTAACTTGGAGAAAATGAATTCTCTGGGGCGAACTTGGCTGGACCAATTGGGAGGTCTAGGATTTCTTCGCGTAGAAGAGTCTGTCGAGGATCAACGGATGGCCTGGCTGTTAGGGACCGAGTATGTCAGTTCCAGTGACTTTGTTGAGTCCTATAAAAATATGGACCGAGTTCTACACTTTACTCGCAGTTGCCTTCAAAGTTATCTTGTTAATGCGAGCACTTGTTTAACTGAAATCCAGACTACTTCGCTGCGTAAATTTATTCTCAGTGCTTTTGATATGGCTCGAGAAATTCAGATTACTCCCAGGAGAATTCAGTACGTTCAACAGAAAGAAAATGAATTGTACGCGAGTTTGATGAATGTTGTCAACAAAAATCAAGATGAACTTACg gAATTGATTCAGAACATAATACTAGAAATGAAACAAGACTTATCGTCACTGAGTAATGATTCATATCAGtatcaaaacaataataatttaagcaACAATGAGCAGGATGAGTGTCGCCGTGAATGGTGTGCGACAGTTCGAACAGCGACAACAGAAGTACAGAGATTAGTTTTGAGCCGTCTGAGTGAGAAAGTAGCACGGCAACTAGTTACATCTGTTAATTGTCTGAGGGAAACTTTTGTGGGTACTCTGCAGCGTTGTTTGCTTGAGTTGGAAAAAAGTTACGATTCTAATAACCATGACGCAAATTTGTTGGCGAGTGACGCCTTGAAGCAGATATTATCTGCGGCTTACAACGTCGAGTTACATAATTCCTCGCCATCTTTAGTCCATTCTTTTCTCGAGCGACTAAGACAACTGTTAAAGTCTTTGCCATTGCCATGGTCACCGACCCCGACACTCGACCAAGCTTGGCGCAAACGAGTCACAATAGACGTCCTTAATTCTCTCTGTCCAACAAGATTAGCACGTACCATATCCACCCAATTtagagataaaataaaatcatctcACGATGCCTTTCACGCAGCACTCAGGTCCTTGGAGAATCACTACTCTGGTAAATTGGAGCGAACTGAAGAGCAGAGAGTTGCTATAAGAAAAATACACGCTCCCAGATTGGCAAAACTCACATTAGAGTCAACCTCCATGTCCGATATGGTCAGATACGGGATTCCGCATCAGGGAAAAGAAATCGGACGAGGACAGTACGGTGTAGTGTTTTCCTGTGACGCTTGGGCTGGAGCGCCAGGTCCTTGTGCTGTTAAATCTGTAGTACCACCAGATGAAAGACACTGGAATGATCTGGCCATGGAGTTTTACTACACAAGATCCATTCCAGATCACAAGAGGATTGTCAAATTGAGAGGTTCGGTTATTGATTACAGCTATGGAGGTGGTGGGGCTGCTGTATTGCTAATTACCGATCGGATGAGTCGCGACTTGTACTGTGGGATCCGCGCGGGGTTACCCTGGATCACCAGGATACAGATTGCCATCGATGTTCTCGAGGGAATTCGGTATCTCCATTCTCAAGGCCTGGTACATAGAgatataaagttaaaaaacgtCCTCCTGGATACGAAAAACCGAGCCAAGTTAACTGATCTGGGCTTCTGTATCACTGAAGCCATGATGAGCGGAAGCGTTGTTGGGACTCCTGTTCATATGGCTCCTGAATTATTGTCTGGGCGCTATGACAGCAGTGTTGACATCTACGCATTTGGAATTTTATTCTGGTATATTTGTGCTGGACATACGAAAATGCCGTTTGCCTTTGAGCAGTTTCACAATAAAGAACAGCTCTGGACCAGTGTCCGCAAAG gcTTACGTCCAGAACGTCTTGCTAGTTTCGATGATGAATGCTGGGAACTAATGGAGCAATGCTGGGCTGGCGAGCCATCGAGACGTCCTCTTTTGGGAGCAATCGTGCCCGTCCTGGAGTTGATTCGCGACAAAGCAGACATAGGCAAGTTCACCGCTGAACCCGATGCACTGAAACACCATGGCTCGTCCTCGTCCTCGTCCTCGATGAAGAATCCTGCTTTAGCACTAGCCGAACCCAATAATCAGAGAGGAACTACGTCGAGTCCTCTTTTGAAACGTAGACCCCTACGTCCTTTAAAATATCCTAATCTCCATATgactaatttatttcaaacaaGTGTCTGTTCCAATCTTTATGTACAAATGCGtgaattttga
- the LOC123261908 gene encoding lipoamide acyltransferase component of branched-chain alpha-keto acid dehydrogenase complex, mitochondrial has translation MAWTAKFFPIIKLGRGNRLLSITCINNGPVIPFKLSDIGEGIKEVTVKEWFVKPGDKVSQFDNICEVQSDKASVTITSRYDGQIKALHYKVEEVALVGDALVDIELPDDTSQEVASPGLGVNEQTISPPDKHNIIQSKGATNEFSETNPGENFNNNKILTTPAVRRLAAENNIDLKEVPATGKAGRILKEDFLDFLDKDSGKFIKPEGNHQEGEHGGDPQIVPLMGYQKHMWKTMSQSRNIPHFVYCDECDITKLVELRNESKDYLENQGISLSFTPFFVKATSKALEKYPRLNSWLDEQAQALKTFKTHNISLAMDTPQGLVVPNIKDVRNLTIADIARELNRLQAFGQKAAFPLNDVTGGTFSLSNIGAIGGTYAKPMILPPQIIIGVIGKLQKLPRFDKNGTIKSANIICVSWAADHRVVDGATVARFSNLWKFYLENPSLLMI, from the exons ATGGCCTGGACagctaaattttttccaattattaaattg GGCAGAGGTAACAGATTGCTGTCAATAACTTGCATTAATAATGGACCAGTGATTCCCTTTAAATTGTCGGACATTGGTGAAGGAATAAAAGAAGTTACCGTCAAAGAatg gtTTGTAAAGCCAGGCGATAAGGTATCACAGTTTGACAATATCTGCGAAGTACAAAGTGACAAAGCCTCTGTAACAATAACAAGTCGTTACGACGGGCAAATTAAAGCACTTCATTATAAAGTTGAGGAGGTGGCACTTGTCGGTGATGCTTTGGTAGATATTGAGTTACCAGATGACACCTCCCAAGAAGTTGCTTCCCCCGGTCTAGGTGTCAATGAACAAACAATATCACCCCCCGATAAACACAATATCATACAATCCAAAGGAGCTACAAATGAATTTTCCGAGACGAATCCGGGcgaaaactttaataataacaaaatacttACCACGCCAGCTGTCAGACGGCTGGCTGCTGAGAACAATATTGACCTTAAAGAGGTTCCGGCGACGGGAAAAGCCGGGCGAATTCTCAAGGaagattttttagattttctcGATAAAGATTccggaaaatttattaaacctgAAGGAAACCACCAGGAGGGTGAACATGGTGGAGACCCTCAAATTGTTCCTTTGATGGGATATCAGAAACACATGTGGAAAACTATGTCGCAATCTCGg aatATTCCTCATTTTGTTTACTGTGATGAGTGCGATATTACAAAGCTAGTAGAGTTACGTAATGAATCAAAGGATTACCTCGAAAACCAGGGAATTTCATTGTCATTTACTCCATTCTTTGTTAAGGCAACGTCAAAGGCATTGGAAAAATATCCGAGATTAAATTCATGGCTCGATGAACAAGCCCAAGCactaaaaacattcaaaactCACAATATTAGTCTGGCTATGGATACTCCTCAGGGGCTGGTAGTTCCTAATATCAAGGACGTAAGAAATTTAACGATTGCTGATATTGCTCGAGAACTTAATCGACTTCAAGCATTCGGTCAGAAGGCTGCTTTTCCTCTAAACGATGTCACGGGTGGAACTTTTAGTTTATCCAATATTGGAGCT atcgGTGGAACATACGCCAAGCCAATGATTCTACCACCCCAGATAATAATCGGAGTTATCGGAAAACTACAAAAACTACCACGCTTTGATAAAAATGGAACCATTAAATCAGCAAACATTATTTGTGTTAGCTGGGCAGCTGATCACCGAGTGGTTGACGGGGCAACCGTAGCCAGATTTTCCAATCTCTGGAAGTTCTATCTCGAAAATCCATCTCTCTtaatgatataa
- the LOC123261179 gene encoding dual serine/threonine and tyrosine protein kinase-like isoform X2 produces MLSKLPQEFRRYQRNRNQLRHIFKETHRTLDVINHENFFPEENIIDELLPSLTLDRLTHILDNQPAIVISGQDCKSKAALVNRLLEEDILPLTDGSWRWIKFSYGTTNHVSLTLGLEYEVVDYVPTETPFETLTVEDLNQSENEDFNCPQVLDVKLDRLILKDGVQIFLVPNIAAIRSLVKGILNILPIFLYALGDYPLTELNTKELRELKETYPYNPVLFVSSLANIVFDSVDGDLTESEQHRLQTQAENNPSNNKNKNKNKNKNISEFVSSDKKEEETFNLEKMNSLGRTWLDQLGGLGFLRVEESVEDQRMAWLLGTEYVSSSDFVESYKNMDRVLHFTRSCLQSYLVNASTCLTEIQTTSLRKFILSAFDMAREIQITPRRIQYVQQKENELYASLMNVVNKNQDELTELIQNIILEMKQDLSSLSNDSYQYQNNNNLSNNEQDECRREWCATVRTATTEVQRLVLSRLSEKVARQLVTSVNCLRETFVGTLQRCLLELEKSYDSNNHDANLLASDALKQILSAAYNVELHNSSPSLVHSFLERLRQLLKSLPLPWSPTPTLDQAWRKRVTIDVLNSLCPTRLARTISTQFRDKIKSSHDAFHAALRSLENHYSGKLERTEEQRVAIRKIHAPRLAKLTLESTSMSDMVRYGIPHQGKEIGRGQYGVVFSCDAWAGAPGPCAVKSVVPPDERHWNDLAMEFYYTRSIPDHKRIVKLRGSVIDYSYGGGGAAVLLITDRMSRDLYCGIRAGLPWITRIQIAIDVLEGIRYLHSQGLVHRDIKLKNVLLDTKNRAKLTDLGFCITEAMMSGSVVGTPVHMAPELLSGRYDSSVDIYAFGILFWYICAGHTKMPFAFEQFHNKEQLWTSVRKGLRPERLASFDDECWELMEQCWAGEPSRRPLLGAIVPVLELIRDKADIDVFSYSD; encoded by the exons atgttaagtaAATTACCACAAGAGTTTCGTCGGTACCAACGCAATCGTAATCAGTTACGGCATATTTTTAAGGAAACACACCGTACACTAGATGTTATcaatcatgaaaatttttttcctgaag AAAACATCATTGATGAGTTATTACCCTCCTTGACTCTGGATCGTCTTACTCATATACTGGACAATCAACCAGCGATTGTAATATCAGGGCAAGACTGCAAGTCAAAAGCAGCATTGGTGAATCGTTTGTTGGAGGAAGATATTCTCCCATTAACTGATGGGTCATGGCGATGGATTAAATTCAGCTATGGTACCACCAACCACGTCAGCCTGACCCTGGGTCTCGAGTATGAAGTTGTTGATTACGTGCCCACGGAGACTCCATTCGAAACTTTGACCGTAGAAGATTTAAACCAATCTGAAAATGAAGACTTTAATTGTCCACAAGTTTTGGACGTCAAGCTCGATCGATTGATCCTCAAAGACGGCgtccaaatttttttggtaccCAATATCGCGGCCATAAGGTCACTCGTTAAaggaatattaaatattttaccgATATTTTTATACGCGCTCGGTGATTATCCTCTCACGGAATTAAATACCAAGGAGTTGAGagaattaaaagaaacttATCCGTACAATCCAGTATTGTTTGTTTCTTCATTGGCCAACATCGTTTTTGACAGCGTTGATGGCGACTTGACAGAGTCTGAGCAGCACCGCTTACAAACTCAGGCTGAAAATAATCccagtaataataaaaataaaaataaaaataaaaataaaaatatatctgaATTTGTCAGTAGTGATAAGAAGGAAGAAGAAACTTTTAACTTGGAGAAAATGAATTCTCTGGGGCGAACTTGGCTGGACCAATTGGGAGGTCTAGGATTTCTTCGCGTAGAAGAGTCTGTCGAGGATCAACGGATGGCCTGGCTGTTAGGGACCGAGTATGTCAGTTCCAGTGACTTTGTTGAGTCCTATAAAAATATGGACCGAGTTCTACACTTTACTCGCAGTTGCCTTCAAAGTTATCTTGTTAATGCGAGCACTTGTTTAACTGAAATCCAGACTACTTCGCTGCGTAAATTTATTCTCAGTGCTTTTGATATGGCTCGAGAAATTCAGATTACTCCCAGGAGAATTCAGTACGTTCAACAGAAAGAAAATGAATTGTACGCGAGTTTGATGAATGTTGTCAACAAAAATCAAGATGAACTTACg gAATTGATTCAGAACATAATACTAGAAATGAAACAAGACTTATCGTCACTGAGTAATGATTCATATCAGtatcaaaacaataataatttaagcaACAATGAGCAGGATGAGTGTCGCCGTGAATGGTGTGCGACAGTTCGAACAGCGACAACAGAAGTACAGAGATTAGTTTTGAGCCGTCTGAGTGAGAAAGTAGCACGGCAACTAGTTACATCTGTTAATTGTCTGAGGGAAACTTTTGTGGGTACTCTGCAGCGTTGTTTGCTTGAGTTGGAAAAAAGTTACGATTCTAATAACCATGACGCAAATTTGTTGGCGAGTGACGCCTTGAAGCAGATATTATCTGCGGCTTACAACGTCGAGTTACATAATTCCTCGCCATCTTTAGTCCATTCTTTTCTCGAGCGACTAAGACAACTGTTAAAGTCTTTGCCATTGCCATGGTCACCGACCCCGACACTCGACCAAGCTTGGCGCAAACGAGTCACAATAGACGTCCTTAATTCTCTCTGTCCAACAAGATTAGCACGTACCATATCCACCCAATTtagagataaaataaaatcatctcACGATGCCTTTCACGCAGCACTCAGGTCCTTGGAGAATCACTACTCTGGTAAATTGGAGCGAACTGAAGAGCAGAGAGTTGCTATAAGAAAAATACACGCTCCCAGATTGGCAAAACTCACATTAGAGTCAACCTCCATGTCCGATATGGTCAGATACGGGATTCCGCATCAGGGAAAAGAAATCGGACGAGGACAGTACGGTGTAGTGTTTTCCTGTGACGCTTGGGCTGGAGCGCCAGGTCCTTGTGCTGTTAAATCTGTAGTACCACCAGATGAAAGACACTGGAATGATCTGGCCATGGAGTTTTACTACACAAGATCCATTCCAGATCACAAGAGGATTGTCAAATTGAGAGGTTCGGTTATTGATTACAGCTATGGAGGTGGTGGGGCTGCTGTATTGCTAATTACCGATCGGATGAGTCGCGACTTGTACTGTGGGATCCGCGCGGGGTTACCCTGGATCACCAGGATACAGATTGCCATCGATGTTCTCGAGGGAATTCGGTATCTCCATTCTCAAGGCCTGGTACATAGAgatataaagttaaaaaacgtCCTCCTGGATACGAAAAACCGAGCCAAGTTAACTGATCTGGGCTTCTGTATCACTGAAGCCATGATGAGCGGAAGCGTTGTTGGGACTCCTGTTCATATGGCTCCTGAATTATTGTCTGGGCGCTATGACAGCAGTGTTGACATCTACGCATTTGGAATTTTATTCTGGTATATTTGTGCTGGACATACGAAAATGCCGTTTGCCTTTGAGCAGTTTCACAATAAAGAACAGCTCTGGACCAGTGTCCGCAAAG gcTTACGTCCAGAACGTCTTGCTAGTTTCGATGATGAATGCTGGGAACTAATGGAGCAATGCTGGGCTGGCGAGCCATCGAGACGTCCTCTTTTGGGAGCAATCGTGCCCGTCCTGGAGTTGATTCGCGACAAAGCAGACATAG atgtaTTTAGTTActctgattaa
- the LOC123261905 gene encoding protein lap1-like: protein MGSSWWQCTACLRAQEEDICELQLNHCNLYDVPPDVFIYERTLEMLYLDANRIKDLPRPLFQCHELRVLSLSDNEITTLPPAIASLINLESLDLSKNSIKELPDNIKECKNLRSIDLSVNPFERFPEAITHITGLRELYINDAYIEYLPANFGRLSALKTLELRENNMMTLPKSMSRLVNLQRLDIGNNDFTELPEVVGDLTNLTELWIDGNDIRRIPANIEQLYRLNHFDCTMNSIDSVPAEIQGWRDISIINFSSNEILQLPDSLCYLRTIVTLKIDDNQLNSLPDDIGQMSSLEELIVTKNFLEYLPSSIGLLRKLHCLNADNNYLRSIPPEIGSCSALSLLSLRSNNITSVPPEIGHLSSLCVLNLVNNCIQFLPVSMLNLNNLKALWLSDNQSQPLVPLQQEFNHEEDMMILSCFMLPQKQRKDLEQMEQAVGPISGSIVGTGRRICFATELETEVPRQLHRAPTPYPKELRNLARHARNLHHQSIHDQRIHMEREGMIKEAVVAKATPMINSSINHNSYHENLYIMSRDEMNPKQNQVDGPSPDYSEESRPVLALEKSSLEIREAKCIRNSQTNESLSRPPTIADYVSSTWKPEEYSRTNTAKIVESEKLAESYKSPNDSNGVESLGNSKPGSEVPLAPPPYHIAAAFSKQAAFFQQLNRLNADTDARGIGGGQRRGGGGGGGEGIGDCGRGGLIPYHNDNHLSSSFRSKENRLININSTSSSNSSRNSNSNISNTDDVVDGNCGGGGGSIVDTSSVINVNINNNNNNNNSNSNNDQDNRNFIFRQDKPSRIPIMRSIKSPECSISLSDNDSVSINERNVYSSQDDYDRYQLSCSRDKSHSDINNCTPTSPITGRKYRSPLSSAHNQLRHSDRSWRLNGNKDEISSPSSPVIPMSMPMVHQNDGSTNHPYTPSLSLDNSIEFHSDKNNSGRSTPVSLSVSNNINCSFSNSGSDIYKSKSKIKWMFGQHKNVNVIPVKVRKNPGLGFSIAGGIAGNQTGIIVTKVNPDGPAQGTLRPGDKILQVDGIDFSNSDHDRAVAILRSTGEVVTMMISRHQ from the exons ATGGGTAGTTCTTGGTGGCAATGCACTGCATGTTTGAGAGCACAGGAAGAAGACATTTGTGAATTACAACTTAATCATTGCAATCTTTATGATGTACCACCAGATGTGTTCATTTATGAGAGGACACTGGAAATGCTTTATCTTGATGCCAAtaga ataAAGGATTTACCGAGGCCATTATTTCAGTGTCATGAATTACGCGTATTGTCATTAAGTGACAATGAAATTACAACATTACCACCCGCCATAGCGTCACTCATTAATCTTGAGAGTTTAGATCTCagtaaaaata GTATAAAAGAATTACCAGATAATATTAaagaatgtaaaaatttacgtTCAATAGACTTGAGTGTAAATCCATTCGAGCGTTTTCCCGAAGCAATAACACACATAACAGGCTTAcgtgaattatatataaatgacGCGTATATTGAGTACTTACCAGCAAATTTTGGACGGCTATCAGCTCTAAAAACTCTTGAGCTTAGAGAAAACAACATGATGACATTACCAAAATCGATGAGCCGTCTGGTAAATCTTCAGCGTCTGGATATCGGGAACAATGACTTCACAGAATTACCTGAGGTGGTTGGCGATCTGACAAATTTAACCGAGTTGTGGATTGACGGGAATGACATCCGGCGTATTCCAGCTAACATCGAGCAATTGTACCGGCTGAATCATTTCGATTGCACGATGAACTCGATTGACAGTGTTCCTGCGGAAATTCAGGGCTGGCGTGATAtatcgataataaatttttcttcaaatgaGATTCTCCAATTACCCGACTCGCTCTGTTATTTACGTACAAtagtaacattaaaaatagacgataatcaattaaattcactGCCAGACGACATTGGACAGATGTCGAGCTTGGAGGAGTTGATAgttacgaaaaattttctcgagtATTTACCATCTTCGATAGGGCTGCTCCGTAAATTGCACTGTTTAAATGctgataataattatctacGTTCGATACCACCGGAGATCGGCAGCTGCAGTGCGTTATCACTTCTGTCGCTCAGGTCTAACAATATAACAAGTGTGCCGCCGGAAATCGGACATTTATCCTCCCTCTGTGTCCTAAATCTCGTCAATAATTGCATACAGTTTTTACCAGTCTCGAtgcttaatttaaataatttaaaggcGCTTTGGCTGAGCGACAACCAGAGCCAGCCGTTGGTACCTCTACAACAGGAGTTTAATCACGAGGAAGACATGATGATACTCAGTTGTTTTATGCTACCTCAGAAGCAGCGTAAGGATCTTGAAC AAATGGAGCAAGCAGTGGGACCAATTTCCGGTTCAATTGTTGGAACTGGAAGAAGAATATGTTTTGCCACGGAATTAGAAACAGAGGTCCCGAGACAATTACATCGTGCACCTACCCCGTATCCTAAAGAGCTGCGTAATTTAGCCCGCCATGCGCGTAATCTTCATCACCAGTCTATACATGATCAAAGA attcatATGGAGCGAGAGGGTATGATAAAAGAAGCTGTTGTTGCTAAAGCAACGCCTATGATTAACTCTTCTATTAATCATAATTCATACCACgag AACTTATATATAATGTCAAGAGATGAAATGAATCCAAAACAAAACCAAGTGGACGGTCCAAGTCCAGATTACTCCGAAGAAAGTCGTCCAGTGCTGGCATTGGAAAAGTCATCTCTTGAAATACGAGAAGCCAAGTGCATACGAAACTCTCAAACAAACGAGAGTTTATCACGACCGCCTACGATCGCGGATTACGTCAGCTCAACTTGGAAACCCGAGGAGTACTCCAGGACAAATACGGCTAAAATCGTTGAGTCTGAAAAGTTAGCAGAGTCTTACAAGAGTCCCAACGACAGCAACGGGGTCGAGTCTTTGGGAAATAGTAAACCGGGTAGTGAAGTTCCATTGGCACCACCCCCTTATCACATCGCTGCGGCGTTCTCCAAGCAGGCTGCCTTTTTTCAGCAATTGAATAGACTCAATGCTGACACCGATGCCAGAGGTATCGGAGGAGGTCAAAgaagaggaggaggaggaggcgGAGGAGAAGGAATTGGAGATTGTGGTAGAGGAGGATTAATTCCGTACCATAATGACAATCATTTATCGAGTTCATTTAGAAGTAAGGAGAACcgtttgataaatattaacagcaccagcagcagcaacagcagcagAAATAGCAATAGCAATATCAGTAATACTGATGACGTTGTTGACGGTAACTGCGGCGGCGGCGGCGGGAGTATTGTTGACACCTCGTCGgttattaatgttaatattaataataataataataataacaatagtaatagtaataatgatCAAGATAAccgtaattttatatttcgcCAAGATAAACCCAGTAGGATACCAATAATGCGTAGTATTAAAAGTCCCGAGTGTTCTATTTCGTTGTCTGACAATGATTCTGTTTCGATAAACGAGAGAAATGTTTATTCAAGTCAAGATGACTACGACAGATATCAGCTCTCCTGTTCTCGGGATAAGAGTCACAGTGACATAAATAACTGCACCCCGACGTCACCTATTACGGGTAGAAAATATCGCAGCCCATTGTCCTCCGCTCACAATCAGCTAAGACATTCAGATCGTTCTTGGAGATTAAATGGCAATAAAGATGAAATATCATCACCCTCTTCACCAGTCATACCAATGTCTATGCCGATGGTTCACCAAAATGATGGCTCAACAAACCATCCTTACACACCCTCACTTTCACTCGATAATTCTATTGAATTTCACAGTGATAAAAATAACTCAGGTCGTAGTACTCCTGTATCTCTTTCTGTatctaataatattaattgttcattCAGTAATAGTGGCTctgatatttataaatcaaaatccAAAATTAAGTGGATGTTTGGTCAGCATAAGAATGTTAAtgtg atacCAGTAAAGGTTAGAAAAAATCCCGGGCTTGGTTTCAGCATCGCTGGCGGTATAGCAGGAAATCAAACT gGAATAATAGTTACGAAAGTAAATCCAGACGGACCAGCCCAAGGGACGCTCCGTCCCGGTGATAAAATCTTACAAGTTGATggaattgatttttcaaactcAGATCACGATCGTGCGGTTGCTATTTTAAGGTCAACTGGCGAAGTTGTTACAATGATGATCAGTCGGCatcaatga